Genomic segment of Triticum aestivum cultivar Chinese Spring chromosome 6A, IWGSC CS RefSeq v2.1, whole genome shotgun sequence:
cacctgacttgggtagtaGTGTGTGCCTTAGAAACCAGTTTATGGTAGGGAGACCAGATAGcaagaagtggacagatccaaacttatgagtatccaaagcagcatctgggatctctttgtacatgttggccattgtattgtggtctttcttcttctctgcataaatatccaagtcattctcatgttcctcaggagcattgataagcttggcccactcatcaactgtagactggtatCTAGTACCCTcaaacatccatactatccttccatctagatagaagtgggcagtggagtaaaactgcataatgagctcatcattccacttagtgagcttATGGGCAACAAAAGtctcaactccacatgccttgaagctatcatgtacatcagggaagtgatcctcattctccttgatgaactcccagtcaacccatctcatgtcacacacaatgggcttcttgtcaagcagaactgtctcataaaaatcttgttgttccttcgtgtgaaacctgtagttcacagcagttcttctcccgatagcatatggatcagactgtctccatagtctGAATCCtacatccttcctgattttcatgttttctgcaactgggtgtgcatcattgtggttAGGGATCTTAGGTTTCAGCGTCCTCAACACTTgagcttcatcttcttcagcagcttcaggcactggggccttgttcttctctgcggctggaatgtttctagtgcttctcttgggcttctgagctggagcagatgccttgggagcagctttgggatttgatggagcagcccctgatctgattgcatcccccataagcttttgagctttgggttctggtgcagcatcctcctattcttcttcttctgcagaACCAATCCTcgttgagggcttgccaagaactttggcTTTAGTAGTTcttgcccttttcttcttcttatcctcaccagctgcttcttcttcagattcaatggtgaacttcatggtttcacatgtggcaacttttcttggctttgacataggctgtcttcttgctggcatttttgttttcattcctggcttagttgcagcagcagtgccatactccttctttagcacctttttctttgaagtggcttcatcttcaatagccacataatcttcatcctctgagtcagaagttctcttcttccttgacctggtagcagcctttggcaagttgcttggtgtgctcctgttgccctcatcatagctgctagagggatcagaaccctcactcatctgcacctgttgttcagacTTGTTCTGGTTGTCACTCTGGTCAAACATCTTGCAGGCAACCAGTCAGCAAAccttgtgaatagattatagatgaggtagagaagatgagtatcacaaagtacatgagttttgcaaaacagatgacttaaaaacttagttttagttcttcacagaaagcatttcggatctaccgatttgtaaactcggtgatactgaagcagcttttggaacctaaactagtgaactcggtcagaccgagtcacagttcagtggcaccgagactgctagggtttcacagagaatcaaactcggtcacaccgatttgcgattttcggtcagaccgaaaacgcatgtgctctggcctaagccaaatcggtgagaccgatttctacaactcggtcggtcccgGATGAATTCGgcagagacctaaccctaaattgtcaaatcaaaactaatctacgggacgttttcgctggataggatgatttcaatcgtggcaagaatcatggcaaagcaatgtgctaagaatcagagttatggattagcacaaagatcaagttcgtaccctagttcggcggcgaacttgctacggcggcaatgaCAGGGCAGATTGCCGttaacggcggcggagaccagcggcgggaggtcgctggcgacgagaggacgatccggagacccgaggaggcagagcaggttacgcgcgggcgaagaggtttgaaattttttccaaaagttggcccgtcggtatatataacctgaccctgtcggtgtgaccgagtggaacgactcggtgacaccgagatgcaaaactgcaagcagttactgcaactcggtgtgactgaaaggttctaatcggttgcaccgagattgaaaaccctacatcaacttagtgatctcggtaggaccgaaaggggtgaaccggtcagaccgaaatgcacaaagaggttatggaagtttaagtctatgacgaatcgggactccgagtgctcctcacacatagtggttcgaatctgacttgatcaaactttgtgatgtagcatgaatagagtttgagacgagaaaagcatagatagctagagggagttcttaggcattcttgtccatccatttggcaaaagagaaagagccaaacaatcaaagaaacaaatggatgtccttgaatgaataaaatatgcatccaacatgctcacacaattaaaatggcaaatgaaatatgtgacaaaacatgcacaaacactctagcatctatcaagcaatttggcgatgactaggtcatctatatatgagtatattgagttaggagtcaaatgagaacatttgatcataggtcatactcatcgtttaagcacaagttgggttaccacttttacataaagcattgttgtgttcacaccattagagttggtTTAGCTCAAttaattagagtaaagctccccctagatgtgatatcccccctaagagggatgaactaaccttgggttttgtcgatgatgacattatgtaggtgttgaagatgtggatgctcaatggaGATGTAGATCATTCAgggcaatcctttggagtgagttgcactttcaatacctacacgggttagtcccacaaggaacaaacaaggatatccatatacatagagtgatgtgtacacaagatgttgtccatgaaagcattaggttaccttgtcccttgtcttacaacAAAAGGGTTTGTGACTGCTTAAACTAGtacaagatatggaagttgtttgcacttgtcctcgctaaaatgataggagtgaagtatgttgactgagtcaccctcaagaactctctagttcttcttcttctggatccacaccatcttgatgggaatccttggagttgtagtcgtacttgatgaagtagaacttgatgtagtcttgggaacccacttgaccaaggtctTAGGtgcttattcaaatgcatcaatttcctcttgaagcttgtccttgcctttttgcttgtggtcttgtggtggaagatcatcttgagcttgtgtccctttgaaagatgtaggatcatacttctcttgtttaggaacaaacttcgtcttggggtattgatcttcttcccactcaactccattggcattgaacttttgttcaaaaccaacaccttgattcttccgatgtcttccttgcttgcgtacaatttcctcaaattgcttacttccggcaaggctcttgtaaacacctttctctataattcccttcaataagctattttcttgctcaagtgtaacttggctaagagaatcattagtggaatcaagagaactactagaagcaacaacattggatttagcatgattgttgttactactagatgaagcatctttcttgttcttgttgctagatttaacttgtggcatgtaagtagacaggagtaaacgcttggcaatgtaagaagaacttttctttcgaAGCTCATCATTGAtcgcctttaaaaactcatgctcttgctcaaggttgagcttctcaaagcgtagcttctcaagagtctttaaaagttcttgatgatcttccaaggtagtttcatgagctaacttaagagtgtttaattctttagttagacactcaatctccttcttatcatcatcattcgttttagcttgattagcatgattaattaacgtttcatcatagttcttataactagagttgtcaacaagtaaatcatcatcacctagcaaatcatcttcatcactattgaaatcaacatactcggggtgtattacctttggacctttagccatgaagcatctcccaattccttcatttggtgagtcaaatatgtcataggagttggttgacacaagtgctagatcggcaacaccttcatcttgagtatattcggagtcggagtgatggtcggagtcggaaccggatacccattcaccaacatgagcttgatgtcttctttttgtgtagctccttgatgacttatccttcctttccgaatccttgcttttcCGAGAGGATCtttgttcataatgatcatctctactcctttctcttgatggtgattcttctcttctacttcttattttgggagaatcttctcttcttttgtagggagccatacactcattggagtagtgtccgtgtcttccacaattgtagcaattacgcttacgactagaagatcttttgtcattgtaggaccttgacttggaacctctttccttgcttctactcttatagaacttgttgaagttcttcaccattagactcaattcttcattgaaggtttgcttctcacttgatgatgtgggagcatcacacgaggctttgtaagcaccacttgacttattgtgaagctcttccttatccttgagtgacatctcatgagcaacaattcttccaatgacttccgttggcttgagatctttgtagttgggcatcatttggatcaatgtgcacacggtatcatattttccatccaaggctcttaggatcttcttgatgatgaatctatcggtcatctcttcacttcctaagctggcaatctcatttgtgatgagagcaagcctagagtacatttcatcgacaccttcaccatccttcattttgaacttgtcaagttgactttgaagcacatccaatttggattccttgacggagtcggtaccttcgtgcatatcaatcaaagtaccAAAATTTCCTATGCATTCTCAAAACGgccgattttgttgaattcttcggggcataatccgttgaagagaatatcacacgcttgaacattgtattgtagcatcttcaactcttctgcggtagcttcacggtttggttctttcccatcgaagaattcaccttgcaagccaatacacacaatagcccaaacggcagggttatgtccaagaatatgcattttcatcttatgcttccaactagcaaaatttgtaccatcaaagtaaggatatctacggtggtaattttcctcgctagacgccatactctccaagGTTgtaaaaccaaggctatgaccaccaaaagctatggaaatcaaagcaaatggagaccaaagctctgataccacttgtaggatcgaaagtatgtctagaggggggtcattagacaacttgaccaaataaaaatctagtatttcccaattttagttcttggcagattttagcaactttgcacaagtcaagcaatcaacctacacatgcaattctaagagtataatagcggaatgtaaaacaatttcacatgaaggtaaagggaggagtttaagggagcaaacgcaatgttgacacggagattttttatccgtggttccgataggtggagctatcgtacatccacgttgatggagacttcaacccacgaagggtaatggttgcgcgagtccacagagggctccacccacgaagggtccacgaagaagcaaccttgtctatcccaccatggccgtcgcccacgaaggacttgcctcactagggtagatcttcacgaagtaggtgacctccttgcccttacaaactccttggttcaactccacaatcttgacggaggctcccaagtgacacctagccaatctaggagacaccactctctaagaagtaacaaatggtgtgttgatgatgaactccttgctcttgtgcttcaaatgatagtctccccaacactcaactctctctcacacaggataggatttggtggaaagatgatttgagtggaaagcaacttggggaaggctagagatcaagatttatgtggttggaatgggatatcttgacctcaacacaagtgtaggtggttctccctcagaaaatgtgtattggaagtgtaggcatgttccgatggctctatccacgaatgaagagtgggtggaggggtatatatagcctccacacaaaatctaaccattacgcacaaatcaccaaactcggtgggaccgatttagagaactcggtcagaccgatttggttcataatgtgaccgttaggcatttcggtgggaccgacatgtcaactcggtgggaccgatttcattagggttagggcgtaTAACGTAAtgttggtgagaccgattacacaaactcggtgagaccgattttggtaataaacaaacagagagttggtcaggcaaactcggtaggaccgattcgctcatctcggttggaccaaaacgttatgaaaaggaaacagagtgtttgcattgcaatctcggtgggaccgatcgctcatctcggtttgactgaaacgttacaaagggaaaccgagagattacaatcccatctcggtgagaccgagatccctatcggtgagaccgaaaagactagggtttttggcagtggctatgtcaactgaactcggtggctctggatatgaaatttcggtagggccgagttagactttttggtttggacatatgtggatgtgagaaagtagtggagggtttgtggagcatatcactaagcattttgagcaagaacctcattaagcaactcctcaccccttcttaatagtattggcttttcctatagactcatgtgatcttggatcactgaaatagaaaatgtagagtcttgtgctttgagcttgagccaatcttttgtccttagcattttgaagggtccgctttctaatccatgccatgccagtcattgagctttcctgaaatttttatcttgaaatagcattagctcaatgagctatatgttgttagaaattaccaaaaccacccagggatagttgcactttcaaactcACGGTAGGAGGAGTATATAATTGCACCACCTTCATCTCTAAGCACCATGCCAGCTCCTGCTGTGTTGTCCACTTTCGAAAAAGAACCATCATTGCTCAACGCCACCCAGCCCGTCGGCGGAGGCTCCCAGGCAAGGTTCTTTCGCTCCCAGCGCACATGTGATAACGGACTGTTCTTGCTTAGTTGGCCGGCTCCCATTTTACCTTTGACATGATCAGCACGAGGGCTGGCTTGTACGACTAGCGGGGAGGTAATATAACTGGAGAGAAACCGGGTCGACACCTTGATTGGTGGCGGACGTTTATTGTGGGCGATCTTGTTGCGCACATGCCAACATCTCCATAGCATCATCATCGTACACAAGCGTCCTTCCTCTGACAGCTCCGCCAACACATGGAGGAGCCAATTCGTCCCTGTGTTCACTAGCCTCCGGACGTCTGGAATATCCCATTGTTTTGCCATTGCTCGCCACagctcgactgctcgtgggcacctACATAGAGCATGGAATGTGTCCTCCGGTTCGGTAGCACACAACGGGCACAGATTAGAGACTTCAAGTTTAAGACGGTGCTTATTAGTCCAAGTGGGTAAACAATCAGTAGCCACATACGCCACGCAAACACACGCACCTTCGGAGGAGCAGGGCACCTCAATAATAAAGCTCAGACGACTCGTCGCCAGTCCGGTCCCTGCTCGCCGCGACTGAAGATTGATGAAGACGATCGTTGAGAGCCAGCCGATACGCGCTTCGGACAGAGAAAATACCATTCCGTTCTGGTTCCCATGCCAGGACGTCCTCACCAAGCCGAGGTGAAGTGCGAATTGAGTCATTGCACAGACCtgtgaaaagaaatagaaaaacgcAGCCGACGACGAAAAAACAAAGGCCCACTAGATGTGAGGCTTTGGAGAGGAATGTGAGTGGATTACAAAGAGAGAGAAAACAGATCGCCAGCCCAATATCATGAAAAAAAACACGACAATGACTCGACCTCGCATTAGCAACGACCTGGACATGgcgaaccaacttgtggttggatggttagagggattatggtatcccagcccattagggttcaaatcctggtgtttgcatttatttctgaatttatttcagaatttcccgtgatgcgctttcagtgggaggagatgtttccGTCGACCTCGAGGCGTCTATGGTCACTTCGTAAATTTCAAAATGATataccggctcagtctttcggagatgCTCACAGGGGTAGGGGATGCGTGTGTTCATAGGAAtaagtgtatgcgtgtgtatattgATCATAGCTGATAGCGTGATGCCACATGGGGGATAAAGCAAAGACAAAAAATCAAGCAAAGAATCACCAGTCGGCACACGGCTGTCAGGGACACAATAAAGAATGCAACATGTGCATCATTACATTAAAAGTCGCATAGCGTAGCGTAGGAGCACGAACCTCCTCAACTACACGAAAGCCCACAAAGCcggaactctctctctctcgagcagCCCAAAAAAACAAGTCACCTGTCCAGATCCCCCAAGTCCACCCATCCGAGATCTCCCAAATCCACCCGACCaagccatggccggcggcgacgaggaggccacgacggcgctgctgccgccgccagcgGGGTCGGCGGAGGCGGAGCGCCCGCCTCCCCCGCCGGCCGACCGGCTCGGGGTCGGCTACCTCATCTTCTTCACGCTCGGCGCCGGGTTCCTGCTCCCCTGGAACGCCTACATCACCGCCGTCGACTACTTCTCCTACCTCTACCCGGGCGCGCCCGTTGACCGCGTCTTCTCCGTCTCCTACATGCTCTCCTGCCTCCTCCCGCTGCTCCTCATCGTGCTCGTCTTCCCCAAGTCCAGCGCCCCGGCCCGCATCAACACCGGGCTCACCCTCTTCACGCTCGCGCTCCTTGTCGTCCCCGTCATGGACGCCGTCTACGTCAAGGGCACCCCGCGCCTCTACGGCGCCTTCGACGTCACTGTCGCCGCCACCGTCATGTGCGGCGTCGCCGACGCGCTCGTGCAGGGCGGGGTCATCGGCTTCGCCGGGGAGCTCCCCGAGCGCTACATGCAGGCTGTCGTCGCCGGAACCGCCGCTTCAGGTCCCCTTTCTCCCCCTCTGTTTTCTTCCGGTTCGTTTGTTTTTGCCCTGTAGCTAGTTTTCTGAATTGCCCCTAGACTAGAAACTGGTTTGGTTGTTTGTTCAGAAATCAGGCAGAAATCAGGCAGCATACAGCCTTATCGAGCTGAAGAGTTTGAGAGTATAAACTGACAGTGCAGCAGGTACTATAAAATCTGTTAGAACAACCAATAAGTGGTTTCAAATTTCAGTGGAGCATATATAGATTGTGCTTTGCCGACTTTGGAACTTGCTAGCATCTACTTTGTTTGTCAAAATGTCGGAGGCATATATTAGGATCTATGTGATGGGCTGATGCTAGATGCATTGTTTTCATGATCTGTGTTCCACAGGTGTACTTGTCTCAGCACTTCGAGTGATCACAAAAGCGAGCTTCCCTCAGGACCCCAATGGGCTAAGGCAAAGCGCAATCCTGTACTTCATGGTTGGCATGGTGGTCATGATCATCTGCATAGTGTGCTACAACGTGGCGCGCAGGCTTCCCGTCGTGGTGTACTACAAGAACATCAAGCAGAGGGCTCAGAAGGCGGAGGTGGGCGGCGGCATGACGGGGCCTGCCTGGAGGTCGACGCTGTGGAGCATTGTCGGGACGGTGAAGTGGTACGGGATAGGAGTGGTTCTCATCTATGCAGTCACCCTGTCCATATTTCCGGGGTTCATCACGGAGGACGTGCACTCGGATGCGCTCAAGGACTGGTACCCCATCATGCTCATCAGCGCCTACAACGTGTTTGATCTCATCGGCAAGTGCCTGCCGGCCATCTACCTCCTGCAGAACTCCAATGTTGCCGTTGCCGGTTCGTTCTCGAGGCTCCTGTTCTATCCCCTCTTCTATGGCTGCCTGCACGGACCCAGCTACTTCCGCACCGAGATCCCGGTCACCGTGCTGACCTGCCTTCTCGGGCTCACCAACGGGTACCTGACCTCCGTGCTCATGATCCTCGCGCCCAAGGCCGTGCCCATACACCACTCCGAGACCGCGGGGATCGTCATAGTGCTGTTCCTTGTGGTTGGGCTGGTCCTCGGTTCGTTTGTTGCTTGGTTTTGGGTCATCTGAATGCATGGGGCACCTGCCATCCGCCCGCGTATTTCGTATCTGTGTACCATAGCACGCTCTTCTTGCTGATGCTTCATTTTGCCCACCAAAGGGTATGTAATTTCTCAACTGTGCAAATGTATGTAAATTTCCATTTCATGAAAGGATGACCACTGTTCATATCAATTCCTCAGCCCCCAGTCTCAGTTCCTATGAactttccttcttcttttcttcattTATTGGCACACCCTGAATCCCATCTCCTACcctgccctcttcttcctcttccatgttCCCTTGCTCCTGTTCCTCCTCTGCCCAGCAATGGTTCAGGAGCAAAAGTTCAGAGCGGATGAATTGATGGATTTCTACAGAGTACGTAGCTATGCTGCAGGTTATAGAGCCGTCTTTGCTTCACTTAATATTGCTACTTATGATCGTGGGAACCATATAATTTTCTAAAGTTCTGTAGTTCTATACCCTTGGTGCTGAGTTCTGATTTTCCTTAAATACTCTCTCTGTACATACATTTGGTCACTTGTAGCTTACGCTTTCTGTTGGCAGTTGAACACGAAGTTGAAGAAGTTTTTGCATATAATTGAGAACTCTCCAGTTTACCCAGTTATATACTCCGTATATGATAGCAACAGGTAAACCAATTTTATGGTATTATGGTTGCATTTCTCAACTTATTTCTCTTACAAGGCGCGTGGCCTTTTCGCAGGTATATTTTGTTGAATCCTGAAAGATCATCATGTAGAGCATATCTTTTCGCCGGAAACCACAGACCTCATGTCTAGATGATAATTGAAAGAAGTGATAGATTTCAATCTTTTGCCATATAACACTTGGTTTTTCTGATGCacattgcaatgttctttgaagctTCCAGTCAGGATTTCTTTGAAGCTCTGACAGTCAAACATCACTATCACAGTATGTCCAACCCCTCCGCTGGTACACGTTGCCACTTTTTGAAGCTCTATGCAAAAACGagcgtacacacacacacacactctctctctcttctaagGATAACCGTTTTCTCAAAGAAGTGGGCCTGAGCACCAAAACTCCACCAGAATCAGGCCCACGACCTCGCACCCCACAGTTGCAACACCACGGTGCTCTAGTtttgtttagtaccacctcgcctgCGGGAGGAGGCTGGGGAGTAAGAGCCAGCTATATAATGAGCCCTGGGTGCACCCTTACAACATACTTACCTGGACGGGGTCGACGGCATCAAGAAGAGTCGTGGCCTAGGCTAGTGGTCCACATTATACTTGGTGGATGCGTTGGCCTACCATCTACTCAAGTGGGAGAGTGGACGTTGTATTTTGTGGTAGAGGAGGTATTCTCTAAATCAAATTTTGATC
This window contains:
- the LOC123128704 gene encoding equilibrative nucleotide transporter 1; this encodes MAGGDEEATTALLPPPAGSAEAERPPPPPADRLGVGYLIFFTLGAGFLLPWNAYITAVDYFSYLYPGAPVDRVFSVSYMLSCLLPLLLIVLVFPKSSAPARINTGLTLFTLALLVVPVMDAVYVKGTPRLYGAFDVTVAATVMCGVADALVQGGVIGFAGELPERYMQAVVAGTAASGVLVSALRVITKASFPQDPNGLRQSAILYFMVGMVVMIICIVCYNVARRLPVVVYYKNIKQRAQKAEVGGGMTGPAWRSTLWSIVGTVKWYGIGVVLIYAVTLSIFPGFITEDVHSDALKDWYPIMLISAYNVFDLIGKCLPAIYLLQNSNVAVAGSFSRLLFYPLFYGCLHGPSYFRTEIPVTVLTCLLGLTNGYLTSVLMILAPKAVPIHHSETAGIVIVLFLVVGLVLGSFVAWFWVI